The DNA region GCGGCGTACGACCGAAGGGAGTGCGCTGACCAGGATTCGAACTGGGTCAGACGTGCTCGCTCATAGTGTTCGTTGCGCGCGACTGACTGGCTCAAAGCCGGTTACTGCATTCACCGCTTCAGCGCCTCGCGACGGAATGAAACCCGTCGCTCGGAGGGACTGAATCGTAGAAGTGCGCTGGCCAGGATTTGAACACTGGGTTGCGGCCGTGGAAACGACCGCGTGTTGACCGCTACACTACCAGCGCGAGGTGACTGCGTCTGCGTTTCTATCGATGCCCCGCAGTTGTAAAGGCGTTTTCTCCCTTATCACGCTGCGAGACAGTTCGGAGTCGAGACGCGAGAACTGCGGACGCGTTCCAGATTCGAGTCGTATAACCCGTTTCCGTGACACTTCGTCGTCAGCGACGATCACGATGTGTGCTACATCTTAGCAATGGTTTTGCCGTCTCCTGACCTCCTTCCTGTTGGGGATCTTCGATGACTACACCCGCCGAAAACAAGGAAATCGTCCAGCGGACCTCGTTCGACCTGTTTACCGAGGGCGACATGGACGTGATCGAAGAGTTGGTGAGCGAGGACTACGTCCTCCACGACCCCGACTGGCCGGAAGAGGTTCGTGGTCGTGACGGACTGAAAACGTACGCCGAGACGCTCCGCGAGGCGATGTCGGACCTCTCGTTCGAGTACGACCACATGGCCGCCGAAGGTGACCTCGTCGCGGTCCACTTCACGTGCAGCGGAACGAACGAGGGACCCATCCCGGAACTCGGCATCGAACCGACCGGAAACGAGTTCACGGTGACCGGTATGGAGTTCGACCGCATCGAGGACGGGAAGTTGGCCGAGACGTGGGTCGTCTTCGACACGATCGGACTCATGGAACAACTGGGGATGACTCCCGAAGGAGCAACCTCGACCGAACACCGTCAGAGCGCGTAGTCGTCTCACCGCTCTCTTTTCTGTGCTCTTTCGAATCCGCGAGGTTTACGTTTCCCTCCCGAGAGCCTCGCGGCGCGACGAGACGCGCCGCTCGGAGGTATTGAAGTCAGAGAAGTGCGCTGGCTGGGACCGAGCAGACCGGAGGTCTGCGAGTGTCGGCGAGACGGAGTCTCGCCGGGATTTGAACCGCCTGAACTTCGCTCGCTTTCGCTCGCTCGTTCCGTGCTTCAAATCCAGCGTACCGCATTCACAGAATCGGAGCTTCGCAGGGCGATAAAACGCCCTACTCAGAGTATTAGATTCGGAGAAGTGCGCTGGCTGGGATTTGAACCCAGGTTGTGACCATGGCAAGGTCACGTGATACCACTACACTACCAGCGCCTGACTGCTGCATTCCCACAATCGACGCATTTGTTGATAAGGCTTGCGAATCGGCGTCGAATCGGCAGCGGGCGTGGGGGTCGTTCGCACTCCCAAATTCGGCTGAATGTGTCGTCAACAGTCATGCGAGCGCGTCTCACGGGCGTTTGGATTCCGCTACCCTTTTTAGTGCGTATCGGATAGCAACGTCACAGTCTAGTGGCGAGACACCCAAACGACGGCATGACACTCACCGTATGCGTGCCGTCGTCGCTCGTCCGGGAAGCCGAGGACCAACGCGAGGCCACTCGCAAAATCGGCTACGTCGCCCGCGCGGCGACCGTGTTCCGGGCGGACCGGTTGGTCGTCTTCCCCGACAGGGAAGGCGAGCGCCGCTGGGGCGGCGAGTTCGTCGCGACCGTGCTCGAATACGCCGCGACGCCCCCCTACCTCCGACAGGAGGCGTGGGGCAAGCGCGACGAGTTACGGTACGCCGGCGTGCTACCGCCGCTCCGTGTCTCGCCACGGACCGGCTCCGAATCCGACGATTCGGGGTCGTTAACACAGGGAATCGTGACCGAGGTCGGACCTGAAGGTCGCGTCCGGGTCAATTGCGGACTGCAACACCCGATCTCTCTCTACACGCCTCCGGGAACGGAGGCC from Haloprofundus halobius includes:
- a CDS encoding ester cyclase; the encoded protein is MTTPAENKEIVQRTSFDLFTEGDMDVIEELVSEDYVLHDPDWPEEVRGRDGLKTYAETLREAMSDLSFEYDHMAAEGDLVAVHFTCSGTNEGPIPELGIEPTGNEFTVTGMEFDRIEDGKLAETWVVFDTIGLMEQLGMTPEGATSTEHRQSA